The DNA window CCGTTCGCACCCCACGACGACGTGTCCGCGCGACCGCGGTTCGACCCGGCGTTGCGCGGCTACGACAAACGCCAGGTGGACCGCTACGTCGAGCAGATGGACGGCGAGGTCGGCGCGCTGACCGTCGCGCGCGACCGGGCGTACGCCCAGGTCCGTGAGCTGACCGCGCAGGTGCAGCGGGCGCAGGCGGAGGCGGGCGAGCTGCGCGACCGCCCGACGGCGGTGGACCGGGCGTCCTTCCGGGACCTCGGGCCGATGGTCGACCAGATCCTCGACCTGGCCGAGAAGCAGGCCGGCCAGATCACCGAGATGGCCACCAAGCGCGCCGACGACTTCCAGGCGCAGGCGGAGAAGGTGCTGGTCGCGGCGCAGGAGCAGGCCGCCCGGGAACGGCGCGAGCTGGAGGAGGAGCTGTCCACCCGCCGGGCTGAGCAGGAGCGGGCGGACGAGGAGCGGCGGGCCGTCGCACAGGCGGAGCTGACCGCCGCGCGGGAGCTGGCGGAGAAGCTGCGCGCCGAGGGCCAGGCGGTGCACGACCGCGCCCAGCAGGAGGCGAAGCGGATCACCGAGCAGAGCACCCAGCAGGTCGAGCAGGCCCGGTCCGCGTCCGAGGCGCTGGTGAAGGCCGCGCGCACCCAGATCCAGCAGGAGGTGCAGGCCAACCGCAGCAAGGCCCAGCAGGAGCTGGCCCAGTGGCAGGCCACCATGGCCCGGGAGCTGGACGAGCGGCGGGCCGCGGCCGAGCAGGAGCTGGCCGACCGGGCGGTGGCCGCCGAGCGGGACATCGCCGCGCTGGTCGCCGAGGCCCAGCAGTACGCCACCGAGGTACGCGAGCGGGCCGACGAGGAGAACGCCGCGCACCAGGAGCAGCTCGCCGGCGTGCAGCGCGACGTCCAGCAGCGGCAGGAGGCGCTGGCCCAGCTCAAGACCGAGCTGGAGACCGTCGGGCGGGAGCTGGCGGAGACCCGCGGTGAGATCGCCACGATCGAGCAGGCGGGCGCCGAACTGGAGGAACGGCTGGTCGGCGTACGCCGGGACCTGGCCACCGAGACCAAGCGGCTGGACGAGGCCCGGCGCGCGGCGGAGTTGGCCGAGCAGCACGCCAAGGAGACCCGGGCCCGGGTGCAGCGGGAGGCCAAGCGGGTGGCGGATCTCGCCGCGGCGGCGGTGATGGCGGCGGCCGCGGGTGGCGGCGCGACCGCCGAGTATCCGCAGGTGGCGGCGCGCCTGCTCGGGCCGGCGGCGGCCGCCGAGGCGGTGCCCGCCGGGCCGCCCGAGAACGGGCGCGCCGAGGTCGAGCGCCCGGAGAACGGGTGGCCCGAGAACGGCCGGGCCGAGCGGGCCGACAGCGAACGGCCCGAGGCGGAGCGGTCCGACGCCGAGCGGGGTGAGACGGAGCGGCCGAGCGCCGAGCCGTTCATCGAACGGCTGGACGGGCCGAGCTTCGACGCGTTCGCGGTGCGTACGCCGGCTCCTCGCCCGGCGCCCGAGGCGGAGAGCACCGGGCCGGACTCCGACGTCCGCACTCCCGCCTGAGCACCTGCGGCCGCCCACCGCCCTTGCCAAGCTTCTTTGCCATATGCAAATATGTGGATCAATTTGCACGCACGGATCCGGGAGTTGATGGGCATGCGCAGAGCTTCCTCGATCGGCGCGGCGATCGTCCTGACCGTCGCCGCGGCCGGTGTCGCGGTGGTGACCGGGGCCGCGCCGGCCAGCGCGAGCTGCAGCCACTCGCACTCCAACGTGGACAACAAGTTCGGCCAGCTCTTCAACGCCACGAACGTCAACATCCGCACCGGTCCGCACACCACCTGCGGGTCGCTGGGCTACGGCCAACTGTCCCACAACGTCGACTTCCACTGCTTCGCCAGCGGCGACCGGGTCAGCGCGAACGGGCACACCACCTACACCTGGACCTACCTCCGGGACACCACCACGGGCGTCTCCGGCTGGGTAGCCGACGCCCTGCTCGACAACCTGGGCGGCAACGTCGCCTGCTGACCGGGCCACGCCGGGCCCGCCGGGCCGGCACAATCGGCGGGCATGACCGGAACCGACCTCCACCCACCCGTCGAGCCCTACGCCACCCATCGCGTCCCGGTCGGTGACGGCCACGTCCTGCACGTGGAGGAGGTGGGGCGGCCGGACGGCGTACCCGTGGTCTTCCTGCACGGCGGGCCCGGCGGTGGCCTGGTGCCGGCGGCGCGGCGGTTCTTCGACCCCCGGCGCTACCGCGCGGTGCTGTTCGACCAGCGCGGCGCCGGGCGCAGCACGCCGTTCGGCGAGGTGCGCGCCAACACCACGTGGCACCTGGTGACCGACCTGGAGACGATCCGGCGGCGCCTGGGCATCGACTCGTGGCTGGTCTTCGGCGGGTCGTGGGGGGTCACGCTCGGCCTGGCCTACGCACAGGCCCACCCGCAGCGGGTCACCGGCCTGGTGCTGCGCGGCGTGCTGCTGCTGCGCCGCGGTGAGCGGGACTGGTTCTACCAGGGCGGCCTGCGCCACCTCCAACCCGAGGAGTGGGACCGGTTCGTCGCCCCGATCCCGCCGGCCGGACGTGACGACGTGCTGGCCGCCTACCACCGGCGGCTGCACGGCCCGGACGCCGACGAGGCGCGCGCCTGCGCGCGGGCCTGGGGCCGCTGGGAGGCGGTGAACTCGTCGCTGCGACCCGACCCGGCGGCGCTCGCCCACTTCACCGCCGACGATCAGGCGCTGCCGATCGCCCGGATCCTGTCGCACTACGCGGTGCACGGCGGCTTCCTCACGGAGGGCCAACTCCTCGACGGCGTGGACCGGATCCGCCACCTGCCCGCCGTGATCGTCAACGGCCGCTACGACCTGTGCTGCCCGCCGGCGTCCGCCTACGACCTGGCCCGCCGGTGGCCGGAGGCGGAGCTGCGGATCGTGCCGGAGGCCGGACACTCGGCGGCCGAGCCGGGCGTCACCCGGGAGTTGCTGCGCGCCGTCGACCGGATCGCCGACCGGATCGGCTGAGCCGTCGGGTGCCCTGGCCTTCCGGGAGCGCCGCTGGCAAGATCGGCCGGGTGACGGGTGCGCTGTACGCGGTCAGTGACCTCCACGTGTCGTACGCGGAGAACCGTGCGGTGGTGGACGGCCTGCGGCCGGAGAGTGCGGACGACTGGCTGATCGTGGCCGGCGACGTCGGCGAGGCGTTCGCCGACATCGAGCGCACGCTGCGGCTGCTGCGCGACAGGTTCGCCCGGGTGGTCTGGGCGCCGGGCAACCACGAGCTGTGGACCCACCCCACCGATCCGGTGACGCTGCGTGGGGTGGCGCGCTACGACGCGCTCGTCGCGATGTGCCGCGAGCTGGGTGTGCTCACCCCGGAGGACGACTACCCGGTGTGGCACGGCGACGGCGGCCCGGTCACCGTGGCACCGCTGTTCCTGCTCTACGACTACACCTTCCGTGCCCCGGGCACGACGACGAAGGAGGAGTCGTTGCGCGCCGCCTACGCGTCCGGCGTGGTGTGCACCGACGAGATGCTGCTGCACCCCGACCCGTACCCGGATCGGGAGTCGTGGTGCCGGGCGCGGCTGGCCGCGACCGCGAGGCGCCTGGACGCGACCGACCCGGCGTTGCCGACGGTGCTGGTCAACCACTGGCCGCTGGTCCGTCAGCCCACCGAGGTGCTCTGGTATCCGGAGTTCGCCCAGTGGTGCGGCACCGAGCACACCGCCGACTGGCACGTCCGGCACCGGGCGGCCGTCGCGGTCTACGGCCACCTGCACATCCCCCGCACCACCCACTACGACGGGGTGCGATTCGAGGAGGTCTCGCTGGGCTACCCGCGCGAATGGGGCCGCCGGGGCGGCGCCCCCCGGCCGATGCGCCGGGTCCTCGGCGGCGCCGCGTGATCGAGACCCTGTTGCCGACGGCGGCGGTGGCCGTCGAGGCGTTCGCCGACGAGCCGGACGAGCCGCCGTACCCCGGTGAGGAGGACCTGCTCACGCGCGCGGCCCCGAGCCGCCGCCGCGAGTTCGTCACCGCCCGGCGCTGCGCGCGCGAGGCGCTGGCCCGGCTCGGGTACGCGCCGGCGCCGATCCGCCCCGGCCCCCGGCGGGAGCCGCTCTGGCCGGCCGGGGTGGTGGGCAGCATCACCCACTGCGACGGTTACCGGGCGGCGGCGGTGGCCCCGGCCACCGCGCTGGCGTCGCTGGGCGTCGACGCCGAGCCGCACGAGCCACTGCCCGACGAGGTGCTCGGCGTCGTCACCACGGCCGGCGAGCCGGCACGGCTGGCCGGGCTGCGTGCCGTCGACGCGGGGGTGCACTGGGAGCGGTTGCTGTTCAGCGCGAAGGAGTCCGTCTACAAGGCGTGGTACCCGTTGACCGGTCGGTGGCTCGGGTTCGAGGAGGCGGAGGTGACGTTCGATCCAGCGGGCCGGTTCACCGCCCGGCTGCTCGTCGACGGGGCACGCAGCGACGGCGGGCCGCCGTTGCGCGCGCTCGACGGTCGCTGGCGGGTGGCCGGTGGG is part of the Micromonospora sp. WMMD980 genome and encodes:
- the pip gene encoding prolyl aminopeptidase, whose protein sequence is MTGTDLHPPVEPYATHRVPVGDGHVLHVEEVGRPDGVPVVFLHGGPGGGLVPAARRFFDPRRYRAVLFDQRGAGRSTPFGEVRANTTWHLVTDLETIRRRLGIDSWLVFGGSWGVTLGLAYAQAHPQRVTGLVLRGVLLLRRGERDWFYQGGLRHLQPEEWDRFVAPIPPAGRDDVLAAYHRRLHGPDADEARACARAWGRWEAVNSSLRPDPAALAHFTADDQALPIARILSHYAVHGGFLTEGQLLDGVDRIRHLPAVIVNGRYDLCCPPASAYDLARRWPEAELRIVPEAGHSAAEPGVTRELLRAVDRIADRIG
- a CDS encoding metallophosphoesterase; this translates as MTGALYAVSDLHVSYAENRAVVDGLRPESADDWLIVAGDVGEAFADIERTLRLLRDRFARVVWAPGNHELWTHPTDPVTLRGVARYDALVAMCRELGVLTPEDDYPVWHGDGGPVTVAPLFLLYDYTFRAPGTTTKEESLRAAYASGVVCTDEMLLHPDPYPDRESWCRARLAATARRLDATDPALPTVLVNHWPLVRQPTEVLWYPEFAQWCGTEHTADWHVRHRAAVAVYGHLHIPRTTHYDGVRFEEVSLGYPREWGRRGGAPRPMRRVLGGAA
- a CDS encoding 4'-phosphopantetheinyl transferase superfamily protein: MIETLLPTAAVAVEAFADEPDEPPYPGEEDLLTRAAPSRRREFVTARRCAREALARLGYAPAPIRPGPRREPLWPAGVVGSITHCDGYRAAAVAPATALASLGVDAEPHEPLPDEVLGVVTTAGEPARLAGLRAVDAGVHWERLLFSAKESVYKAWYPLTGRWLGFEEAEVTFDPAGRFTARLLVDGARSDGGPPLRALDGRWRVAGGLVVTAVAVPSDSSLFARPDPG